A genomic stretch from Candidatus Kapaibacterium thiocyanatum includes:
- a CDS encoding ATPase produces MKPSIRIASGQGFWGDLQSAPLQQVSRGQIDYLMMDYLAEVTMSILQKQKMRNPDLGYARDLIDVCDEILPYLVERNITLITNGGGVNPEAARDRIFDIARAKGIKGLKIGVVLGDNILPRIDELIDGGHQLKHMETGEPLSDVRDRLLSANVYTGAWPVVEALRQGAQIIITGRTTDTGLTLAPMIHEFGWTAEQWDLMAAGTVAGHINECGAQASGGNFLGDWRSLPDMADVGFPIIEAYPDGSFVVTKHEGTGGRVSRETVSEQLLYEIGDPAEYITPDCVADFTSIRLEDLGNDRVKVHGIKGRPATPFYKVSASYLDGYVSFGSLTYSAPDAYEKAQAADRILRTRLDRLGLRFDEIRTEYVGMNACHGAIAAPIVPNEVMMRIGVRSRDKASIERFGKEIAPLILTGPPSVTGFSGGRPKPSDVVAYFPALLDKNVVRMQVRVDEI; encoded by the coding sequence ATGAAACCTTCCATTCGCATCGCTTCAGGCCAGGGATTCTGGGGCGACCTCCAAAGCGCTCCGCTACAACAGGTGAGCCGTGGCCAGATCGATTATCTCATGATGGACTATCTGGCGGAAGTGACGATGTCCATCCTGCAGAAGCAGAAGATGAGGAATCCCGACCTGGGCTATGCGCGTGACCTGATCGACGTCTGCGACGAAATCCTTCCCTACCTCGTGGAACGGAACATCACGCTCATCACCAACGGTGGGGGAGTGAATCCGGAAGCGGCTCGGGACCGGATCTTCGATATCGCCCGCGCCAAGGGCATCAAGGGACTGAAGATCGGCGTCGTGCTGGGCGACAACATCCTGCCTCGTATCGACGAACTGATCGATGGGGGGCACCAGCTCAAGCACATGGAAACGGGCGAGCCGCTGTCGGACGTCCGCGACCGGCTCCTGAGCGCCAACGTCTATACGGGTGCCTGGCCCGTGGTGGAAGCATTGCGCCAGGGCGCACAGATCATCATCACCGGCCGTACGACCGATACGGGGCTGACCCTCGCACCCATGATTCACGAATTCGGCTGGACGGCCGAGCAGTGGGATCTGATGGCCGCGGGTACGGTGGCCGGTCATATCAACGAATGCGGAGCTCAGGCATCGGGCGGTAACTTCCTCGGTGACTGGCGCTCGCTTCCCGATATGGCCGACGTAGGCTTCCCCATCATCGAAGCCTATCCGGATGGCTCGTTCGTCGTCACCAAGCACGAAGGAACGGGTGGCCGTGTCTCACGCGAAACGGTATCCGAACAGCTCCTCTACGAAATCGGCGATCCCGCCGAATACATCACACCGGACTGCGTCGCCGACTTCACCAGCATCCGTCTCGAAGATCTCGGCAACGACCGGGTGAAGGTCCACGGCATCAAGGGGCGTCCGGCCACGCCGTTCTACAAGGTCTCGGCAAGCTATCTGGACGGCTACGTGTCCTTCGGATCCCTGACCTATTCGGCGCCCGATGCCTATGAAAAAGCGCAGGCGGCCGACAGGATCCTGCGTACGCGTCTCGATCGTCTCGGTCTCAGGTTCGATGAGATACGGACGGAGTACGTGGGCATGAATGCCTGTCATGGTGCCATCGCGGCCCCCATCGTTCCTAACGAAGTCATGATGCGTATCGGTGTCCGCTCGCGCGACAAGGCGTCGATCGAACGCTTCGGCAAGGAGATCGCTCCGCTGATCCTTACCGGACCGCCGTCGGTGACCGGGTTCTCGGGTGGCCGACCAAAGCCCAGTGACGTCGTTGCATACTTCCCGGCCCTGCTCGATAAGAACGTGGTGCGTATGCAGGTCCGTGTTGATGAAATCTAG
- a CDS encoding phosphoribosylformylglycinamidine cyclo-ligase yields MALDYRTAGVDIEAGEALVDTIKPFVKATRTAGVLSEIGLFGGFFDARFPGYDHPVLVASTDGVGTKLKVAIMADKHDTVGQCLVNHCVNDILACGARPQFFLDYFATGRLAPHVAADVIKGMTVACKENECALLGGETAEMPSMYADGEYDVAGTIIGVVDKPKIVNGEHIKAGDVLIGLPSTGLHTNGYSLARAALFPTYRIDQHLDELGTTVGDALLAVHRSYLHPIVPLVDAGLVNGLSHVTGGGLVGNTSRVLRDGLALDVAWKTWDVPAIFHLIQAAGNVSDDEMRHVFNLGVGMVVIVSPDKVDDVMRRLADSSPFIVGSVVAKG; encoded by the coding sequence ATGGCCCTAGACTACCGTACCGCAGGTGTCGACATCGAAGCCGGTGAGGCTCTCGTCGACACGATCAAACCTTTCGTCAAGGCAACACGCACGGCAGGCGTGCTTTCGGAAATCGGCCTGTTCGGAGGATTCTTCGACGCCCGGTTCCCGGGATACGACCATCCCGTTCTCGTCGCGAGCACGGATGGCGTGGGCACGAAGCTCAAGGTGGCCATCATGGCCGACAAGCACGACACGGTGGGGCAGTGCCTGGTCAATCACTGCGTGAACGACATCCTGGCCTGTGGCGCCCGACCCCAGTTCTTCCTTGACTACTTCGCTACCGGACGTCTCGCTCCGCATGTCGCAGCCGACGTCATCAAGGGCATGACCGTCGCCTGCAAGGAGAATGAATGCGCTCTGCTCGGTGGTGAGACGGCGGAAATGCCGTCCATGTATGCAGACGGAGAATACGACGTGGCGGGTACCATCATCGGCGTCGTGGACAAGCCGAAGATCGTCAACGGCGAGCATATCAAGGCCGGTGACGTATTGATCGGTCTTCCGTCGACGGGTCTGCATACCAACGGCTATTCACTGGCACGCGCGGCACTGTTCCCGACCTATCGTATCGATCAGCACCTGGACGAACTCGGTACGACCGTCGGTGACGCACTTCTCGCCGTGCATCGTTCCTATCTGCATCCGATCGTTCCGCTCGTCGATGCGGGATTGGTCAACGGGCTCTCCCACGTCACGGGCGGTGGCCTCGTCGGCAATACGTCACGCGTCCTGCGCGACGGCCTTGCACTCGACGTCGCCTGGAAGACATGGGACGTGCCTGCAATCTTTCACCTCATCCAGGCCGCCGGAAACGTTTCGGACGATGAAATGCGCCACGTCTTCAATCTCGGCGTCGGTATGGTCGTCATCGTCTCGCCCGACAAGGTGGACGACGTGATGCGCCGTCTGGCAGATTCATCTCCGTTCATCGTGGGTTCGGTGGTCGCGAAAGGCTAG
- a CDS encoding tRNA (guanosine(37)-N1)-methyltransferase TrmD, with amino-acid sequence MSETVRLRIDIVCAVPKTLDSVVTTSIVGRAREKGLVDIHVHNLHDYATDRFRHIDDTPYGGGAGMILECEPIFSCIEGLQAQRTYDDVIYLTPDGERLANARCVELSMRRNIILLAGHYKGVDQRVRDVLVTRELSIGDYVLTGGELAAAVLTDAIVRLVPGVLGDAESALDDSFMNGLLDAPHYTKPADFRGHRVPDILLSGNHARIRQWRHDQALTKTRERRPDLLSENDGQ; translated from the coding sequence ATGAGTGAGACCGTCCGCCTTCGCATCGACATCGTCTGCGCCGTTCCCAAGACCCTCGACTCCGTCGTCACGACGAGCATCGTCGGCCGTGCACGGGAGAAAGGCCTCGTCGACATCCACGTCCATAACCTGCACGACTATGCCACCGACCGTTTCCGTCATATCGACGATACGCCCTACGGTGGAGGTGCAGGAATGATCCTCGAATGCGAGCCGATCTTCTCCTGTATCGAAGGCCTTCAGGCACAGCGCACGTATGACGACGTCATCTATCTGACGCCGGATGGTGAACGCCTCGCCAACGCACGATGCGTCGAACTGTCCATGCGCAGGAACATCATCCTTCTGGCAGGACATTACAAGGGCGTGGACCAGCGCGTACGCGACGTTCTCGTGACACGCGAACTGTCGATCGGAGACTACGTCCTGACCGGTGGCGAACTGGCCGCAGCCGTTCTCACCGACGCCATCGTCCGCCTCGTTCCGGGCGTTCTGGGCGACGCCGAATCCGCCCTCGACGATTCCTTCATGAACGGTCTGCTGGATGCGCCCCACTATACCAAACCCGCCGATTTCCGCGGACATCGCGTCCCCGACATACTCCTGAGCGGCAATCATGCCCGCATCAGGCAATGGCGCCATGACCAGGCGCTGACCAAGACACGGGAGCGTCGACCGGACCTGCTCTCGGAGAACGACGGACAATGA
- a CDS encoding 16S rRNA processing protein RimM, whose product MASPFTEYLGVVGRTHGTDGTVVLQDTVGIRTVLRIGSTIGIGYSREFARPFTLAGFEDNPPLLRLRLRECPTVEAARALIDQAVYISSEDLVADQDGRFAIGDIEGSRVMTDDGLELGTVSEVWLLPANDVWIVTRPDGSTVPVPVVDSVVRSVDVEHRIITIHLLDGLVDVDTPSSPEDHDE is encoded by the coding sequence ATGGCCAGCCCGTTCACTGAATATCTCGGCGTAGTCGGACGTACTCACGGTACCGATGGCACGGTCGTCCTGCAGGACACCGTGGGCATCCGTACCGTGCTGCGTATCGGGAGCACCATCGGCATAGGCTATTCGAGAGAATTCGCCCGCCCGTTCACGCTCGCAGGCTTCGAGGACAATCCTCCCCTGCTGCGCCTGCGCCTGCGCGAGTGCCCCACCGTCGAAGCCGCACGAGCCCTGATCGACCAGGCCGTCTACATCAGCTCCGAAGACCTCGTCGCGGATCAGGACGGACGCTTCGCCATCGGCGACATCGAAGGCAGTCGCGTCATGACCGACGACGGGCTGGAACTTGGTACGGTTTCGGAAGTATGGCTCTTGCCGGCCAACGACGTATGGATCGTGACCCGCCCCGATGGGTCGACGGTCCCCGTACCGGTAGTGGACTCCGTGGTACGGTCGGTCGACGTCGAGCACAGGATCATCACGATCCATCTGCTCGATGGTCTCGTGGACGTCGATACTCCATCGTCACCGGAGGATCACGATGAGTGA
- a CDS encoding RNA polymerase subunit sigma, whose translation MRITKQYTNRESQSLDKYLQEIGRVELLTGDDEIVLAQAIKRGGFDGNLALERLVKANLRFVVSVAKQYQNQGLSLGDLINEGNLGLIKAAKRFDETRGFKFISYAVWWIRQSILQALAEQSRIVRLPLNRVGALNKIGKKFSELEQAYEREPTAAELAEQLDMSIAEISETIKISGRHLSVDAPFVQGEDNRLLDILPNDQQPPPDSELMRESLRVEVQQVLKTLSEREAEVIRLYFGLDDSQCLTLEEIGEKFNLTRERVRQIKEKAIRRLRHASRSKALRAYLG comes from the coding sequence ATGAGGATTACCAAACAGTATACGAATCGTGAGAGCCAGTCGCTCGACAAGTACCTTCAGGAGATCGGCCGCGTCGAACTTCTGACGGGCGATGACGAAATCGTGCTGGCCCAGGCGATCAAACGTGGCGGCTTCGACGGAAACCTGGCCCTCGAGCGTCTCGTCAAGGCCAACCTCCGTTTCGTGGTCAGCGTGGCCAAGCAGTATCAGAACCAGGGTCTCTCCCTCGGCGACCTCATCAACGAGGGCAATCTCGGTCTGATCAAGGCGGCGAAGCGGTTCGACGAAACGCGGGGCTTCAAGTTCATCTCGTATGCCGTATGGTGGATCCGTCAGTCCATCCTCCAGGCTCTCGCCGAGCAGTCCCGTATCGTGCGCCTTCCTCTCAATCGCGTCGGCGCGCTCAACAAGATCGGCAAGAAGTTCAGTGAACTCGAGCAGGCCTACGAGCGCGAACCTACGGCCGCGGAACTGGCGGAACAGCTCGACATGAGCATCGCCGAGATCAGCGAGACCATCAAGATTTCGGGACGCCACCTCTCCGTGGACGCTCCGTTCGTCCAGGGCGAGGACAACCGTCTTCTGGACATCCTTCCGAACGATCAGCAGCCGCCACCCGACAGCGAACTCATGCGTGAATCGCTGCGCGTGGAAGTGCAGCAGGTCCTCAAGACCCTGTCCGAGCGCGAAGCGGAAGTGATCCGTCTCTACTTCGGTCTGGACGATTCGCAATGCCTTACCCTCGAAGAGATCGGCGAGAAGTTCAACCTCACGCGCGAACGTGTCCGCCAGATCAAGGAAAAGGCCATCCGGCGCCTGCGCCACGCATCCCGCAGCAAGGCTTTGCGTGCCTATCTCGGGTGA
- a CDS encoding glycine--tRNA ligase has product MSATATLDAILSLSKRKGFVFQSSEIYGGLNGCWDFGPLGVELLRNIKDAWWKAMTYRTDVVGIDAAILMHPRTWEASGHLQQFSDPMIDNKTSKQRYRADNLIEEYIQKLRSKNKIADADAVEARLSTVATNEDYHSIIMDFGITDPVSGSTDWTEVRNFNLMFKTFVGPVEDASNAVYLRPETAQGIFVNFKNVMDSARMKPPFGIAQIGKSFRNEINTKNFLFRTREFEQMEMQFFVKPGSETEWFDYWRQERWNWFLTLGIREENLRRKPHEKLAHYAAAAEDIEYRFPFGWGEVEGIHSRTDYDLGRHQEFSGKKLEYVDTVTRDRFVPYVIETAVGATRTFMAVLCDAYAEEEVAGDNGATETRTVLRLDPSLAPITAAVFPLVNKDGMPEAAETIYRDLQRSFRVEYDTSGAIGRRYRRQDEVGTPFCITVDGQTVSDGTVTLRERDSMQQERLSAQALEEVIRRRLRR; this is encoded by the coding sequence ATGAGCGCCACTGCGACGCTTGATGCCATCCTATCGCTTTCCAAACGTAAAGGTTTTGTTTTCCAGTCGTCCGAGATCTACGGCGGCCTGAACGGCTGCTGGGACTTTGGTCCGCTGGGCGTGGAACTGCTGCGTAATATCAAGGACGCATGGTGGAAGGCCATGACGTATCGAACGGATGTGGTCGGCATCGACGCCGCCATCCTGATGCACCCCCGCACATGGGAAGCGTCCGGACACCTCCAGCAGTTCTCCGATCCGATGATCGACAACAAGACGTCGAAGCAACGGTATCGCGCCGACAACCTGATCGAAGAATACATCCAGAAGCTCCGCTCGAAGAACAAGATCGCCGATGCCGACGCCGTGGAAGCGCGCCTGTCCACCGTCGCGACGAACGAGGACTACCACAGCATCATCATGGACTTCGGGATCACGGATCCGGTGTCCGGCTCCACGGACTGGACCGAAGTACGGAACTTCAACCTGATGTTCAAGACCTTCGTAGGCCCGGTCGAGGATGCATCCAACGCCGTCTATCTGCGTCCGGAAACGGCCCAGGGCATCTTCGTCAACTTCAAGAACGTGATGGACTCGGCGCGGATGAAGCCGCCGTTCGGCATAGCGCAGATCGGCAAGTCCTTCCGCAACGAGATCAACACGAAGAACTTCCTCTTCCGCACCCGTGAATTCGAGCAGATGGAGATGCAGTTCTTCGTCAAGCCCGGTTCCGAAACGGAATGGTTCGACTACTGGCGCCAGGAACGCTGGAACTGGTTCCTCACGCTCGGCATCCGGGAAGAGAACCTGCGCCGCAAGCCACACGAGAAGCTGGCCCACTATGCGGCGGCGGCCGAAGACATCGAATACCGATTCCCCTTCGGCTGGGGTGAAGTGGAAGGTATCCATTCCCGTACCGACTACGACCTGGGCCGTCATCAGGAATTCTCGGGGAAGAAGCTCGAATACGTCGACACGGTCACGCGCGACCGCTTCGTTCCCTATGTGATCGAGACCGCCGTCGGTGCCACGAGAACCTTCATGGCCGTCCTCTGCGACGCCTATGCGGAGGAGGAAGTGGCCGGCGACAATGGTGCGACGGAAACGCGCACCGTCCTGCGTCTCGATCCTTCGCTCGCCCCGATCACGGCCGCCGTCTTCCCTCTCGTGAACAAGGACGGCATGCCCGAAGCGGCCGAGACAATCTACCGCGATCTGCAGCGCAGCTTCCGCGTGGAGTACGACACGAGCGGCGCCATCGGCCGCCGTTACCGCCGTCAGGACGAAGTGGGGACGCCGTTCTGCATCACCGTGGACGGTCAGACGGTGAGCGACGGTACCGTCACCCTTCGCGAACGCGACAGCATGCAACAGGAACGTTTATCGGCTCAGGCACTTGAAGAGGTCATTCGTCGTCGGTTACGTCGATAA
- a CDS encoding pantoate--beta-alanine ligase: protein MEIITTVRGMQERAEELRRTGSTIGCVPTMGFLHEGHASLVRTSASRHVHTVTSIFVNPTQFGPNEDFGRYPRDFERDVATVGDAGGSIIFAPAVEEMYPDGYATSIHITGVTEPLEGGFRPGHFDGVATVVAKLLIAMQPHEALFGAKDYQQTCVVKRLVRDLGVPVTITVEPTIREADGLAMSSRNIYLSAQDRQKATVLFRALTAGIAEAEGGMTSPDGIERTMKDVLSSVPELSVDYASAVLADSLQRPSSFDDGADIVLLIAARLGSTRLIDNMTCRVGDRHAARP from the coding sequence ATGGAGATCATCACGACCGTCAGGGGCATGCAGGAACGGGCGGAAGAATTGCGACGTACGGGATCGACGATCGGTTGCGTGCCGACGATGGGATTTCTCCATGAAGGGCACGCATCGCTCGTGCGCACATCGGCATCGCGTCACGTCCATACCGTGACGTCCATCTTCGTGAACCCCACACAGTTCGGTCCGAATGAAGACTTCGGCAGATATCCGCGGGACTTCGAACGCGACGTCGCCACGGTCGGCGATGCAGGAGGCTCGATCATCTTCGCCCCTGCGGTCGAGGAAATGTATCCCGACGGATACGCCACCTCCATCCATATCACGGGTGTCACCGAGCCGCTCGAAGGCGGTTTCCGCCCCGGCCACTTCGACGGTGTGGCAACGGTCGTCGCCAAACTGCTCATCGCGATGCAACCGCATGAGGCATTGTTCGGCGCCAAGGACTATCAGCAGACCTGTGTCGTGAAGCGCCTCGTACGTGATCTCGGTGTTCCCGTGACGATCACGGTAGAGCCTACGATCCGCGAGGCCGACGGCCTCGCCATGAGTTCGCGCAACATCTATCTGTCCGCACAGGATCGGCAGAAGGCCACCGTGCTGTTCAGGGCGCTGACGGCAGGCATCGCCGAGGCCGAAGGCGGCATGACGTCGCCCGACGGTATCGAGCGGACGATGAAGGATGTCCTTTCAAGCGTGCCGGAACTGTCGGTCGACTATGCCAGTGCCGTTCTCGCCGACTCCCTGCAACGACCTTCATCTTTCGACGACGGCGCCGACATCGTCCTGCTCATCGCCGCACGTCTGGGGTCTACACGGCTGATCGACAACATGACGTGCAGGGTCGGAGACCGGCACGCCGCCCGCCCATGA